The window AAAATGACACCGCACGGATATGGTCCGCAATCACTTTTAGGGACGCTTGTTGTTCATTACTAATCTCTAAAATCTCGGCGGCAGCATCCATCAAATGGGTAAATAAGTCGATTTGATAGTTACCGTGGACGCCTTGCATGATGGCACTAATACGCTCAAGCCCCATGCCGGTATCAACACTAGGTGCGGGTAGCGGTAGCAAGGTGCCATCTTTCTGGCGATTGAACTGCATAAACACGCAGTTCCAAATCTCAATAAAGCGGTCGCCATCTTCTTCAGGGGTACCGGGCAGGCCACCTTCAATATCGGCACCATGATCATAAAACACTTCGGTACAAGGACCACAAGGGCCGGTGTCACCCATAGTCCAAAAGTTATCAGAAGCGTAGGGTGCGCCTTTATTATCGCCAATGCGAATAATACGTTCCGCTGGCAAGCCGATATCTTTGTGCCAAATATCGAACGCTTCATCGTCGGTCTCATAGATGGTGACGTATAAGCGGTCCTTATCGATCGCCAACCAATCAGCAGAAGTCAGAAACTCCCAAATATAGCCAATACCCGCTTGTTTAAAGTAGTCGCCAAAGGAGAAGTTGCCCAGCATCTCAAAGAAGGTATGATGACGCGCGGTATAGCCGACGTTATCCAAATCGTTATGTTTACCACCAGCGCGCACACATTTTTGCGAGGTTACTGCCCGCGTATAATCACGTGGCTCCATGCCCAAAAAGGTCTCTTTAAACTGATTCATACCGGCATTGGTAAATAGCAATGTCGGGTCATTGTGTGGAATCAGGCTCGATGATGAGACAGTGGTATGCTGCTTACTTATAAAAAAATTGATAAAGGCTTGGCGAATATCGGCTGAGCGAAATGGCTGGCTCACAGCGGCTCCTTACTGACGGATAGGATGAGTAACGGATTAAATAAGAACAATAATAAAAACGGATTAAATAATTTTGCAAGCGATTTTAGCACAATCGTCTAAGGCGTGTTTGATCATTCACAAATAGGCACTAAGTAAACGACAGTCCAATTGTTATGTTATTTGGACGTTTATCGCAAGATTTAGTGTCATACCTTAGTTAGACAAAATAATGGGTCAAAATAAAATAAGTGGCCAAAATCAATTGGTTAAAATCGCGGCATCAGTCTGATCAAGCTTATCTTGAATCATTGGATCGGACTCAATCACTTGTACGGGCAGATAGCGCAGCTGTAACTTTACGGGTAAATATTTGGGGAAATTGTCCGCCATATCTTGAGTGATGGTAGCTTCAATTTGGCGCACATCATATGAGCTTGGCGTGGTTTCGCCTCGAATAACAGCGCGCACAACTTCATTGCCGTTTGCCCTATTGAACTGGGTATTAGTCAGCACATTACCTTTACTCTTAAAGTAGCTATTAACGGTCTCTTTGACGTTATTCTCGAAGGTTTGTTGCCGAGCATTGGTGTTGAGATTAATAGTCAAATAAATTCCCAAACCGATCAATAGTAATAAAGTCACCGCATTGCGCCGCAAAAAAGTCAAATGAGTATTTGACTTATAATCATCATCGACCAAGCGCCGAAAGCCTAGGAACCATAGCACCATTGCGTTGGTAAATTGAATGGCAATAATATTAGTTAATGCCAGTAGTGCTGCGCCAAAACCAAGTGTCATCTCGCCATTGGCAAATAAGATGCCGCTTGAAGCTAGTGGAGGCACCAAAGCCGTCGCTACCGCCACCCCGACCACCGCTACAGATAAATGCGGCGACACCATGGCGTAGACACCAGCCGTGCCGCCGGCAAGCGCAATCATTAAGTCCATAGAGGTAGGCTGGGTTCGCGATAACACTTCAGCGGTCAGCGGTTGACCTTTATGTAACCACCCCACTACAAAGCCCACAAATATCACCAAAAACCCACCAGCGGCTACGGTAAATAGCGACTTGCGTAGTAACGGCATTCGGTAGTCAATGATTGCCAGCGCCACCCCAGTAATAGGCCCTAGCATCATGGCGACCAACATCGCGCCAATAACTACCGCCGCTGAATTAGCAATCAGCCCGTAACTGGCAATAATGGCTGACAGCACATTCATGACAAAATACATTTTACTTGGTAATGCGTTGGCCTCAATAGTGACCCGTATTTCAGGGTAGTCAATTTTTTGCTTGCTAAATTGCTCAGCGACGAACTGTTTATATGACTCAAGTTTCGATTCTTTTTCTTCTTTGACTTCTTCTTGCTCTTCGGCCTCTATTTTTTCTGCTTCTGACAGTTCATTGTCATTGTCATTGTTTAGATTTTCATCGTCAGTGGGTAATGCTGTATCAAGGTCTTTTTTGGTAGCTTCTTCATCGTGCGGCATGTTGTTATTACTGTCTGCAGAATTATCAACGTTATCAGAGTTTTCAGCAGAATTTATAGAGTCAGCAGACGTATTATCTGCTTGTTCAGGTATTGGGTTTTGTTCGGCATCAGCTTCCTGATCGATTGTTTGAGCACCGTTTTGGTTTTGTGTCTCTGATTTGAGTACTTCCATAGAAAGTTTAGTCTGAGGGTCAGGGGTTTCTACGGTTGCGATGACCACATCGGGACTGGGTGAGGTCATGGTTATTTCAGGCTCCGGAAGCTGTGCACCGGCTTCTTTGTCGCCCTCTATGTTTTCATCATCTCTCCTAGTCTCTGCCTGCTCATCAGTTGCTACAGGATGGCTTGTATTGCTGTTATCAGTTTTATCATTATCTAACGCAGAAGTTGACGACCGAGTGTCTGGCTCTTTTTTTGGCGGTGGGGCGTTCGTAGATGAGGTCATGATAACAAGGCTTTATGAGTAAAATAAAAGAGAGGAGCCATTGTAATGATAAATTATAAAAAATTGTAATAATAAATCACAAAAGATAGCTGAGCTTTTTACTACCAGATGCTGTTACGTTAATAAGCAGGTCGTGAGCGGTTTTGATAAGTCGCTCAAAGATAATAGAAATAGGAATTTGATAGAAGAGAAAAAAACGGGGAAAACGAGAGGAAAAAATTAATGTAGATAAAACATTTTTATAAGTCATCAACTAACTCCCTAATATTATCATGGTTTTTTATAAAAGTCCTGTGACATAAGTATCTTGGGCGTTTAGGCTAAATACTTACTATTAGTATGGATTTAGTGTATAAAGGTATTATACCCACAAAAAATATGAGGATTAAATCATGAACTGGCCACTATTCTCCGTAGTCTTTACCATAGCACTGACTGTAGTTATTGGGGTACTCATGATTACAGCACTAGTGACAGGGTTTAATCAGATATTACATATTCAAATAGTTATCGCGTTTGGCTTTATTATATGTATACCTATTAGTTTGTATTTTGCCAAAAGACTTGGCAACATTACTGGTAATGAAGAAGGTTATAAAGAAATACACTAATAACTATCATCTAAAATAAACGGTAATGACCTTAATGGCTCACAGAAATAGCTTATAAAAAATAGCTTATAAAAAGCTAGGCAGTAAAAGACCAGCCATAAAAAAAGACCTTATTTAAAGGTCTTTTTTCGTTGGTGTCCGTTAGATACTTCTACCAATCAAACAACTCTATTTTAGCTCAACCGTCGCGCCATTTTCGATATTGGCGTAGACTTCTAGCACATCCCAGTTAGTCAAGCGCACGCAGCCGGCTGATGCTTGACGGCTAATACCTTCAGGCTTAGGTGAGCCGTGTAGACCATAAGAGGGCTTAGACAGACCCATCCATACCACGCCGACAGGGTTATTTGGTCCGGGTGGCAGCATATGTATTTTTTTCTGATCACCGTCACCGACAGTCGCTTTATACCAAGGCATTTTTACCTTATTGATGATTTTATAGGTACCCCGTGGTGATGGGGTGGCGTCACTACCAACAGTAGTCGGATAAGTAGCGACTAGCTTGTCATCATTATAAGCATATAAGGTTTTATCTGCTGCGCTGGCGACCACACGGTTGATACGCTGTTTGAGCGGTTCACGAGTATTTAGTACAGTAATCGTTTCGCCTGCTTGGTAGGCTTTACTTTTATTCAACTTATCAAGATAGCGCACGTCCATATGGAAGCGTTCACCGAGCATCTCTTTAATATCTTGATAATATAGACCTTTCATTTTGGACTTGGCCTCTGAACCTGAAGGCGTGGAAGCAAAATTAGTCTTAATGTCAGAGTCGGTTAACGTGTAAGTGACCAATACTGGCTTGTTAGCAGGGATATTTTTAACCAGTGCATCCCATGTTTTTTGATTCATCTTACCTGTTGCTGGCAAACCTTTCATATTTTGAAAGTTGACTAAGGCTTTTTTACTGTTCATACCCCAACCGCCATCAATAGCACCAGGGGAGGCATGGTTCCAATCCAGCAAGGCTTGCATTTTAATAGTCATTGCCGAGTTGACTTTCATATTCGGTGACCATATGGCACCGTTAACTTGCTGAGCATAATTGGATAAGTTCAGCGTGGTATGTTTTTTACCATCGATATCTTCGATATTCTTAATGGTAGGATCATCACTGAAGTCTTGACGCTGCTCATGCTCAGGCAGCTCAAAAGCCAATGGATCAGACGAGTCAATAGATGAAGTATCGCTAGGCGCGGCAACGGCTTGACCCTCACTGATATCGTCAGTGCTATCAGATTGTACATCTTTACGCGCCAGCTCTGCTGCGCTCATGTTGTCAGCAGCGACTGCTTCTGATGATGATTTTGATTGATCCGCTTGCTTAGCATCAATAAGCTGCCCCATACGATCGGTAAGCTTGGTCTCAGTCTCAGTCTCAGCATTAGGAACAGATCTAACCGTAGGCGTAGCGACTGAAGCACTACCATCGATTGAGCTGCTACGGTTTTCTTGTACATTGAGGCTAGCTAACTTGGCAATATTAGGTAGCTTATCAGCCGTGCGTACCGGTAGGGTGCGTGTACTATCATTAGGCGCAGCAAGCGCACTAACACTGATACCGGCGCTAAGGACGGCAACAGACATAGCGGTAATAAGTGGCTTTATTTTCATCATATTTAGTCACAGTTAGTGGTTACAATGGGGCTATTATGCGCATAATTTGAACGCTTCGCAAACTTTTGACACCCCTTTCTTTGCGTATAGTGTGCCAAGCGTCAGCTGTTGACGTATTCACAACAATGTGGTGATAATTGAGCTAGGGTTTAACTGCTTTATTGCGCAGATTATGCGCCTAGCAAGTTTTTGGTAAGGTGGCGGCTACATAAAAATAGAGTTGACTACAGAACTGCTTCAATAGTACTTTTTTAATAAGAGCTGATTTGATAGAGTTGATTCAATACAGCTGGTTTAATAAAGCCACCTTGCACTAAATGAATGCTTTCTCTAAGCCATTTTTTGTCAAAGTAAAGACTACAGTAATTGGCGCTGTTTAACGTTTGCGTCTATAATGCATGAACCGCTTTATTTAACTGATAAGCTTTTAATTGAAAGCGGTGCAACCAGCCCGCATGTAGTTAATGAGCAAGTAATTCCATAATTAGTATTAACAATACCAATATTAACAAGGTGCGATATGCCAGAAAACCAAATCATGAGCGCAAAAGATTTTCAGAACCAATATTTCAGTGACAATGAGTCTCAAGACTTAGACTTGGAAAAAGGTTTGGATCACGATTTAGAGACGGATGAAGCCGGACTTCTCATTGAGGATAGTGAGTTTGCCACCCTGCATGTGGAGCTTGAAGAAGCTCGCCAGCAGCTGGTTAGCATTCGCGACTTTATTCGCTTTTCAGTGACTCAGCTGCGCAATTATGACGTGGTAGTGGCACAAGGAACGACGGATGAGTTTGCTGAAGCTTCCGCTATTGTTTTGCATTCTTTATCTTTAGACTGGTCAGCCAATGAGCAGATTCTTGATTGTCGTTTGACTACCTCAGAAAAGAACGCAGTGCTTAGCCTGTTAGAAGAGCGTATTGCTGAACGTAAGCCACTGAGCTATTTGATTAATCTGTCTTACTTTTGTGATTTGCCCTTTTATGTTGATGAGCGGGTTTTGATTCCACGCTCACCAATAGCAGAGCTGATTCGTCAGCAGTTTCATCCGTATTTTGATGCTAACGAGCTGGCTAAGCCCCTTGGTGCCAATGTTAACGATCACCCAACCGCGTTTTATGATCATGGCCTTGAGATGAAACAATTGTCGCAGCCAGAGCGTATTTTAGACTTATGTACCGGTTCAGGCTGTATCGCCATTGCGCTAGCAACACGTTTCGTTGATGCGCTGGTTGATGCTGTTGATATTGATAAAGGGGCATTAGAAGTAGCGATGGTCAACGTTGATCACCATGATCTCGGTCATCAAGTGAATGTGATTGAATCTGACTTATTTGCTAAGATACCAGCTGAGAATCAATATGAGTTGATCGTCACCAATCCACCGTATGTCGATGCTGCCATTATGGCAGATTTGCCGCCTGAGTTTTTATATGAGCCTGAAAATGCGCTAGCGGCTGGTCAAGACGGACTGGACTTGGTACATCGTATTTTATTCGAGGCAGCAGATTATCTAAGCCCTGAAGGCTTGCTGATCTGTGAAGTGGGTGATAGCGAGTGGGCATTAAGCCAAGCATATCCAGATATTCAGTTCGATTGGCTGAAATTTGCACACGGCGGTCATGGTGTGCTTGCTATTACTTTTGATGAATTAATGGAACACCGTGAGCTGTTTGCAAATTATGTACAGCTATTAGATGCTAGTCATTAAAATATCAGTCATTAAAGTACTAAACACTAAAATAATAGCCGTTAAGCTAGTATTGATTGAATAGTTATTTATTGATGAATAACAACTAAATACCCGCAAGTAGATTCAACACGTTTAAGGACAGATATGGCAGGCAACAGTATTGGAAAAATTTTTTGCGTGACCACTTGCGGTGAGTCACATGGCGCTGGTTTGTTATCCATTGTAGATGGGGTACCGCCAGGTTTAGCGCTATGCGAAGCGGACTTACAAGTTGATTTAGACCGCCGCAAGCCAGGCAGCTCTAAATATTCAACCCAGCGCCGTGAGTCTGATGAGGTCGAAATTATCTCTGGCGTATTTGAAGGTAAAACTACGGGCACGTCTATTGGACTGCTGATTCGTAATACCAATCAAAAATCAAAAGACTACACCGAGATTAAAGATACTTTTCGTCCCGGTCATGCTGACTATACTTATAGTATGAAGTATGGCTTTCGTGATTATCGCGGTGGTGGGCGCTCCTCAGCCCGCGAAACGGCGATGCGGGTGGCTGCTGGTGCTATCGCTAAAAAGTATTTGCAAGATCGTCTAGGGGTGCAAGTCCGTGGCCATGTCACTCAAATCGGTCCTGAACGTAGCGAAGTATTAGATACTAACGCGATTGATTGGGACTTTGTAAATAGCAACCCGTTCTTTTGTGCGGATAAAGAAGCCGTTGGTCGCTTTGAGACCTTAATAGATAGCTTGCGCCGTCAAGGTACCAGCTGTGGCGCACGCCTTGAAATTATTGCTAGCGGTGTTCCTGTAGGACTTGGCGAACCCGTATTTGATCGATTAGATGCGGAAATTGCTCATGCCATGATGAGTATCAATGCGGTAAAAGGCGTTGAGATTGGCGACGGTATGGCAGTTGCTGAGCAATTCGGCCACAGCGCTCGCGATGAGATGACTCCAGACGGCTTTACGGCCAATCATGCCGGCGGTATTTTGGGCGGCATTTCATCAGGTCAAGATATTCGCGTCAGCATTGCGCTTAAACCAACGTCTAGTATCACTACCGCTGGTAAAAGTATCAATACCCAAGGTGAAGCGGTCGATATGCTGACCAAAGGTCGTCATGATCCTTGCGTGGGTGTCCGTGCAACGCCCATTGCGGAGGCCATGCTAGCAATCGTCTTGCTCGATCATTATCTACGGCATCGTGGTCAAAATGCCGATGTTGAGCAACCAGTGACCTCAATTACTTAAGCTATTTATGGTCGAACGATTGGCCCTTTATATTTTTTCTAGCAAGCTTACATGAGTTTGAATAGAAGAGACATAAGGGGCTTTTTTATGGATATTCAAAGAGAAAGACGGTTTTAACTCTGTTAGGGCTTAAGCTGCACGTTGATAGCTATCAACAGCGACACAGTGTTGATGCCGAAAAATAAGTAACAGCTGCTGGCTTGGAATCGCTAACCAGTGTCTAAAGGTAATACTATCCATATCTTGAGCTAATAGTATTTGCGCACAATGCTGACGACTGTGGCCTAAACAATTTTTAGTAAATGTATTTTTCATACTAGGTTATCTCTCTGTTTTATTTATGAATTTGAGTAGCTCTATAGTAAAACAAAGAGATACAAAACCCGTGTGAATATGATGAAAAACTGATGGATTGTAGCGAATTCTTTGAATGATGATGGCTAGAACAACCTTCACCTTAGAGTAGCGTGAAAGTAGAGAATAGTCGCTATCTTTTTAAGGCTTAGCTAAGGGTAGTCTCATGCTTACTGTCACCCCAGAAATTTGATCAAGAGTAAGGTCGGCGGTGACATTGAGGATAGTAACAGTGCCACCGTGATGCTCAACGACTTGCTTTACTAAGGTTAAACCAAGTCCCGTCCCTTTTTTTGGGCTAGTGTTGAATGCATTATTAGCTGACTCTTCAGCAGAGATTTGATCTGACTGACTTTGATTGGAATTGCTTTGCTGTGATTGATTTTGATTGGCGATGCTTTGATGCGATAGACTAAAATAACGATCGAAAACCTTAGTGACAGCATAATCAGGCAGTAGCTTGCCATCGTTGAAGATATCAATCGTCACTGAATGTGAGGTGGAGGTATTGATACTGATAGAGACAATATTGTCAGCAAAATGAATCGCATTATCCAGTATGTTCTGTAAGGCTTGTACTAACCAAAAGCTATCTGCATAGACGGTTGTTTTTGATAAAAGGTCAGATGATATAGCAGTCGTTGCGGTGAAGGTCTGGTCATTGATGGTGATATTAATAGGCGCTAGATGTTGCTGTTGTAGCTTTGCGCTGCTTTCATTTGCTAAACGATGAAGTATTGGCAACACAGGTAACGCTTGATGGTTTAATTTAAACGTTGGCTGCTCAACCTTAGCCAATAGCAGTAGCCGATCAATGAGCTGTTGCATTTTTATGCTTTGTTCACCGATGGTCTGGATAAGCATGTGCCGGTCATCGCTATCGAGTCCGTCATCTTCTAATAGCTCGCTACTGGCACGAATAGCGGTCAAAGGACTTTTGAGTTCATGGGTTAAGGTATGCACGTAGTCAGTAACGTAAGCTCTGTTTTCTAACCGATGCTTCATGGTCTCAATGGTATCGGTTAAGCTATTGAGTTCCTGACCCAAATAAAAATAAGGCTTTTTGGACTCTTCTGCCAGTGCGCCGGTATATTGAGTGACGAGGGTAATACTTTGCTTAAGCCACCATGCCACTAGCCCCGCTAAAACCAGTGCAAAAATACTAATAAACAAGGCAGTGATGAGCATCCGCTGGCGAGTGTTATCTAAGTAGGGTAATACGCTCATGACAGGTTTACCCACGCTCACCACACCGATAATACTACCTGACTCGTCTTTTATTGGTTGCGCCACATACATGATTGAGCTGTTAAGTTGCTGACTATCACGCACTGTGCTTCTTGCACCATATTGTCCTTTTAACGTCAAATAGACATCATTCCAGCGGCTATAGTCTTCACCTTTAGCATTGTTAGGCGAGGGTAGCGAGTCATAAATGACGATGCCATTACTATCAGTGACATATACCCGAAAGCTACTGTATGTTTTTGGCTGATAGTCCGAATTTGTAACCTCTCCGAATACTGGTTTGCCAATAAATGCGACATCAAGTTGCGTCTGATAGGCCTCGTGGTACAGCTGACCTGAGCGTAGCGGTATCTGAAGACTGGCCGCCAGCAACTTACTGGTGTCTAATAAGGTATCTTCAATAACTTGCTGCGCTGTCGGCTTAACGTACCCAAACAGCTGAGTAAAAATCACCGCACCGCATAGGATGAGCACCAAAGCAACCGCCAGCCAAATCCTAAAAAATATACTTAAGTTAAGGAGGCGTTTAGGCACTCTCGTCTGCTGAGCCGCACCAATCGGATGCAGTTTGGCATACCAATTGGATTGATTGGGCTTAGCGCTACTATTGGTTTTATGATCGATTGAGTCAGGACGGCGTGATGTCATGTGTCAGGGGTCTATTTTAAATACGGCTATTCCAAATCGGACGGCTTTACTTACTAAGCAGGACATAGCGCATAGCCAAGCCCGCGATGGGTATGAATCACATCGATACTATCATCAACCATAGCCAGCTGCTTACGAATGGACTTAATATGGCTGTCTATGGTCCGCGCCAAGCGATGATCGGGATAGTCACTCACCGCACTCAATAACTGCTCACGGCTAAAGACCTGATTGGGCGCTTGTAGTAAGGTTAACAAAATCTTGCGTTCGGTATTACTAAGCTCAAGCTTCTCATCTTGCCACATGAGTGAGTAGTTAAGCGGTTGATAATGCCAAATGCCAGCGTCACATTGAAAGGTCAAGGCTTGTGCTGACATAGGATTGCTATTATTAGAGCTATGAGCGAGTCTATCAGGGTTTGTGTTATCTGCTGAGGCTGTTTGGGAAATAAGTGACTGATAAGCTTCTGAGCTGTTGGTCGTGGTCTGCTGAGAGAGCAGCTGTTCACGTCGCCAAATCGCTTTTAGACGCGCAACCAACTCACGGGGACTAAAAGGCTTGGTACAGTAGTCATCACCGCCCATCTCTAAACCCAAAATCCGATCGACCTCATCACTACGGGCGGTCAGAAATACGATAGGAATATCTTTTAAGCCTTCAATATCAGAGGTATGGCGAATTTGTTGACATAAACTCAGACCATCACCATCTGGCAGACCAACATCTAAAATAATAGCCGATAGCGTCTGCGCCTGCTCACTATGAAGGAACGGCAGCACACTGCTGGCATTATCCAGCCAAGTGATTTGCCAGCCCTCACGTTTGCAAGTGACTTTTAGAGACATGGCGATAGCAGGGTCATCTTCTACCAATAAAATATGAGTCATAAGCGCTATATACTTGTTTAATAGTAACTGTTAAAAAGTGGTCGTTGAAAAACGATTTCAAAGCATCATAAACTAGCTGTAGTTACTTTATGACGCTACATAAAGCATAAAGGCCAGAAGTGTTGAATACTAAAACTATCAAATTATCCTAGCATAAAAGTACGATTATATTGTGATGTCACTCACCAAAAGCTATGGAAAGTTGATGAATAATGGCAACGGTCAGGCTTAATAGTAACGGTGATGGCAGCTATAGTATACTGAGCGCCCAATAGGAAGGATAAAAACCTAAAAATGACAGCCATATTATAAAGGTAAGTATTGTTTGACCTGCATATTTCTTATGTACATAAATTTATTACGCAAAGAGGATATTATATGAGTAACTACTTAGATGCCGTCATCGTCGAGCATAACCCTGCCCAAAAAATGATAGATCGCGCTGTTATTTGGCTACATGGCTTAGGTGCCAGTGGTCATGATTTTGAACCCGTTGTACCGCAATTGGGTTTGTCTGATGATATGGCCGTGCGCTTTATCTTCCCGCATGCGCCCCAGCGTCCAGTGACGATTAACGGTGGCATGGTGATGCCCGCATGGTACGATATATTTGAGATGAGCCTTGAGCGCAAAGTTGATATTGCCCAGATTGAACAATCAACCCAACAAATTCATGATTTAATCACTCGCGAAATAGAACGTGGTGTTGCGCCTGAGCATATCGTCCTCGCTGGGTTTTCGCAAGGCGGGGCAGTCGCTTATCATGTGGCACTCGGCTATCCACAGCGCTTAGCAGGTTTAATGGCATTATCTACTTATCTGGCAACCAATGATAATATCGACTACAGCGTAGCGAATCAAGATTTGCCAGTTTTGATTGAACATGGCACTCAAGATCCGGTTGTCCCTGTCATTCTGGGTGAGCAAGCGAAGCAATTATTATCATCTAAGGGCTATAAAGTTGATTATCGTACTTATCCGATGGCTCATCAGGTATGCATGCCGCAGATTCAAGGTATTGGTAAATGGCTAAATGCCGTTCTTGCCTAGTATTATTAGCGAGCTTCCGTTAGTTATTGAAAAAGGCTTGAAGTCACAAGGTGTAACTTAATGTAATGCCGATATTTTATTAGTTGAAACAAAGCGCTTAATTGCTGTACAATATACTCTTCTATTGGGGATGTTCTGGCTTCGACGCTGGTGATGAAACTCAATGATGCATGTCGAGAGTATATGTCCTCTCGTTAATCCAACATATATTGTTATAGTCGCAAACGACGAAACTTACGCTCTAGCAGCTTAAACCCTGCTTACTTGGTTGCTGATCACCTATAGTTGGTCAACTAAGTTGAGGCGTCCGCATATAGG of the Psychrobacter sp. LV10R520-6 genome contains:
- the aroC gene encoding chorismate synthase, which gives rise to MAGNSIGKIFCVTTCGESHGAGLLSIVDGVPPGLALCEADLQVDLDRRKPGSSKYSTQRRESDEVEIISGVFEGKTTGTSIGLLIRNTNQKSKDYTEIKDTFRPGHADYTYSMKYGFRDYRGGGRSSARETAMRVAAGAIAKKYLQDRLGVQVRGHVTQIGPERSEVLDTNAIDWDFVNSNPFFCADKEAVGRFETLIDSLRRQGTSCGARLEIIASGVPVGLGEPVFDRLDAEIAHAMMSINAVKGVEIGDGMAVAEQFGHSARDEMTPDGFTANHAGGILGGISSGQDIRVSIALKPTSSITTAGKSINTQGEAVDMLTKGRHDPCVGVRATPIAEAMLAIVLLDHYLRHRGQNADVEQPVTSIT
- the creC gene encoding two-component system sensor histidine kinase CreC, whose amino-acid sequence is MTSRRPDSIDHKTNSSAKPNQSNWYAKLHPIGAAQQTRVPKRLLNLSIFFRIWLAVALVLILCGAVIFTQLFGYVKPTAQQVIEDTLLDTSKLLAASLQIPLRSGQLYHEAYQTQLDVAFIGKPVFGEVTNSDYQPKTYSSFRVYVTDSNGIVIYDSLPSPNNAKGEDYSRWNDVYLTLKGQYGARSTVRDSQQLNSSIMYVAQPIKDESGSIIGVVSVGKPVMSVLPYLDNTRQRMLITALFISIFALVLAGLVAWWLKQSITLVTQYTGALAEESKKPYFYLGQELNSLTDTIETMKHRLENRAYVTDYVHTLTHELKSPLTAIRASSELLEDDGLDSDDRHMLIQTIGEQSIKMQQLIDRLLLLAKVEQPTFKLNHQALPVLPILHRLANESSAKLQQQHLAPINITINDQTFTATTAISSDLLSKTTVYADSFWLVQALQNILDNAIHFADNIVSISINTSTSHSVTIDIFNDGKLLPDYAVTKVFDRYFSLSHQSIANQNQSQQSNSNQSQSDQISAEESANNAFNTSPKKGTGLGLTLVKQVVEHHGGTVTILNVTADLTLDQISGVTVSMRLPLAKP
- a CDS encoding TIGR00341 family protein, which produces MTSSTNAPPPKKEPDTRSSTSALDNDKTDNSNTSHPVATDEQAETRRDDENIEGDKEAGAQLPEPEITMTSPSPDVVIATVETPDPQTKLSMEVLKSETQNQNGAQTIDQEADAEQNPIPEQADNTSADSINSAENSDNVDNSADSNNNMPHDEEATKKDLDTALPTDDENLNNDNDNELSEAEKIEAEEQEEVKEEKESKLESYKQFVAEQFSKQKIDYPEIRVTIEANALPSKMYFVMNVLSAIIASYGLIANSAAVVIGAMLVAMMLGPITGVALAIIDYRMPLLRKSLFTVAAGGFLVIFVGFVVGWLHKGQPLTAEVLSRTQPTSMDLMIALAGGTAGVYAMVSPHLSVAVVGVAVATALVPPLASSGILFANGEMTLGFGAALLALTNIIAIQFTNAMVLWFLGFRRLVDDDYKSNTHLTFLRRNAVTLLLLIGLGIYLTINLNTNARQQTFENNVKETVNSYFKSKGNVLTNTQFNRANGNEVVRAVIRGETTPSSYDVRQIEATITQDMADNFPKYLPVKLQLRYLPVQVIESDPMIQDKLDQTDAAILTN
- a CDS encoding response regulator is translated as MTHILLVEDDPAIAMSLKVTCKREGWQITWLDNASSVLPFLHSEQAQTLSAIILDVGLPDGDGLSLCQQIRHTSDIEGLKDIPIVFLTARSDEVDRILGLEMGGDDYCTKPFSPRELVARLKAIWRREQLLSQQTTTNSSEAYQSLISQTASADNTNPDRLAHSSNNSNPMSAQALTFQCDAGIWHYQPLNYSLMWQDEKLELSNTERKILLTLLQAPNQVFSREQLLSAVSDYPDHRLARTIDSHIKSIRKQLAMVDDSIDVIHTHRGLGYALCPA
- the prmB gene encoding 50S ribosomal protein L3 N(5)-glutamine methyltransferase yields the protein MPENQIMSAKDFQNQYFSDNESQDLDLEKGLDHDLETDEAGLLIEDSEFATLHVELEEARQQLVSIRDFIRFSVTQLRNYDVVVAQGTTDEFAEASAIVLHSLSLDWSANEQILDCRLTTSEKNAVLSLLEERIAERKPLSYLINLSYFCDLPFYVDERVLIPRSPIAELIRQQFHPYFDANELAKPLGANVNDHPTAFYDHGLEMKQLSQPERILDLCTGSGCIAIALATRFVDALVDAVDIDKGALEVAMVNVDHHDLGHQVNVIESDLFAKIPAENQYELIVTNPPYVDAAIMADLPPEFLYEPENALAAGQDGLDLVHRILFEAADYLSPEGLLICEVGDSEWALSQAYPDIQFDWLKFAHGGHGVLAITFDELMEHRELFANYVQLLDASH
- a CDS encoding alpha/beta hydrolase, with amino-acid sequence MSNYLDAVIVEHNPAQKMIDRAVIWLHGLGASGHDFEPVVPQLGLSDDMAVRFIFPHAPQRPVTINGGMVMPAWYDIFEMSLERKVDIAQIEQSTQQIHDLITREIERGVAPEHIVLAGFSQGGAVAYHVALGYPQRLAGLMALSTYLATNDNIDYSVANQDLPVLIEHGTQDPVVPVILGEQAKQLLSSKGYKVDYRTYPMAHQVCMPQIQGIGKWLNAVLA
- a CDS encoding L,D-transpeptidase family protein, coding for MMKIKPLITAMSVAVLSAGISVSALAAPNDSTRTLPVRTADKLPNIAKLASLNVQENRSSSIDGSASVATPTVRSVPNAETETETKLTDRMGQLIDAKQADQSKSSSEAVAADNMSAAELARKDVQSDSTDDISEGQAVAAPSDTSSIDSSDPLAFELPEHEQRQDFSDDPTIKNIEDIDGKKHTTLNLSNYAQQVNGAIWSPNMKVNSAMTIKMQALLDWNHASPGAIDGGWGMNSKKALVNFQNMKGLPATGKMNQKTWDALVKNIPANKPVLVTYTLTDSDIKTNFASTPSGSEAKSKMKGLYYQDIKEMLGERFHMDVRYLDKLNKSKAYQAGETITVLNTREPLKQRINRVVASAADKTLYAYNDDKLVATYPTTVGSDATPSPRGTYKIINKVKMPWYKATVGDGDQKKIHMLPPGPNNPVGVVWMGLSKPSYGLHGSPKPEGISRQASAGCVRLTNWDVLEVYANIENGATVELK